A genomic window from Gymnodinialimonas ceratoperidinii includes:
- the gcvH gene encoding glycine cleavage system protein GcvH, giving the protein MKFTEDHEWLSADGDIITVGITEHAATQLGDVVYVELPEVETQVSKGDEIVVIESVKAASDIMSPLDGEIVETNDALADKPSLVNEDALGAAWFFKIKVEDPDAINEYMSEDEYKDLVGD; this is encoded by the coding sequence ATGAAATTTACCGAAGATCACGAATGGCTCAGCGCTGATGGCGACATCATCACTGTCGGCATCACGGAACACGCCGCGACGCAACTTGGCGACGTCGTCTACGTGGAACTTCCCGAAGTCGAGACGCAGGTCTCCAAGGGTGACGAGATCGTGGTGATCGAATCCGTGAAGGCGGCCTCCGACATCATGTCGCCGCTGGACGGCGAGATCGTCGAGACCAACGACGCGCTGGCAGACAAGCCCTCACTCGTGAACGAAGACGCCCTGGGCGCCGCATGGTTCTTCAAGATCAAGGTCGAAGATCCCGACGCGATCAACGAGTACATGTCCGAGGACGAGTACAAGGATCTGGTGGGCGACTGA
- the gcvT gene encoding glycine cleavage system aminomethyltransferase GcvT produces MANDDLKTLALADLHAELGAKFVPFAGYSMPVQYPLGVMGEHQWTRENAGLFDVSHMGQVMLPADAVAGLESLVPVDVAGLAEGRQRYGFFTNDAGGVLDDLMIARVPDGLFLVVNAGCKEADIAHLRAHIDGVEVIEDRALLALQGPKAEAALSEVLPGAAAMAFMDSTRMDWDGTEVWISRSGYTGEDGFEISIPEDRAEAFARALLADDRVEAIGLGARDSLRLEAGLPLYGQDLSPTISPVEAGQAWAIGKVRRPGGERAGGFPGADVILPQLGGNAPRRRVGLLPEGRAPMRAGVQIFDSEDAETPIGEITSGGFGPSLGSPMALALIDADTPKDISLFGEVRGKRLPVTQTKLPFTPPGYKR; encoded by the coding sequence ATGGCGAACGACGATCTGAAGACATTGGCATTGGCGGATCTGCACGCGGAACTGGGGGCGAAATTCGTCCCCTTCGCAGGCTACTCCATGCCGGTGCAATATCCCCTCGGCGTGATGGGAGAGCACCAGTGGACGCGAGAGAACGCGGGCCTCTTCGACGTCAGCCACATGGGTCAGGTCATGTTGCCGGCCGATGCGGTCGCGGGCCTTGAGAGCCTCGTGCCCGTCGATGTTGCCGGCCTCGCCGAAGGGCGCCAGCGCTACGGATTTTTCACCAACGATGCGGGCGGCGTGCTGGACGACCTGATGATCGCGCGGGTTCCGGACGGATTGTTCCTCGTGGTGAACGCCGGGTGCAAGGAGGCCGACATCGCGCATCTGCGCGCCCATATCGACGGCGTCGAGGTGATCGAGGACCGCGCGCTGCTGGCGTTGCAGGGACCGAAGGCGGAGGCGGCCCTGTCCGAGGTGCTGCCGGGCGCGGCAGCGATGGCGTTCATGGACAGCACCCGCATGGATTGGGACGGCACCGAGGTCTGGATCAGCCGGTCGGGTTATACCGGCGAGGACGGGTTCGAGATCTCGATCCCCGAGGACCGCGCCGAAGCCTTCGCGCGCGCGCTGCTTGCCGATGACCGGGTCGAGGCCATCGGCCTGGGCGCCCGGGACAGCCTGCGGCTGGAAGCGGGGCTGCCGCTCTATGGGCAGGACCTCTCTCCCACCATCAGCCCGGTCGAGGCCGGTCAGGCATGGGCCATCGGCAAGGTGCGCCGGCCCGGCGGTGAGCGCGCCGGCGGCTTTCCCGGTGCCGACGTGATCCTGCCGCAACTGGGCGGCAACGCCCCGCGCCGCCGCGTGGGACTGCTGCCCGAAGGCCGTGCACCGATGCGCGCCGGGGTTCAGATCTTCGACAGCGAGGACGCAGAAACGCCCATCGGGGAAATCACCTCCGGCGGATTCGGTCCCAGCCTCGGCAGCCCGATGGCGCTCGCGTTGATTGACGCCGACACGCCGAAGGATATTTCCTTGTTTGGAGAGGTGCGGGGCAAGCGCTTGCCCGTCACCCAGACCAAGCTTCCCTTCACCCCTCCCGGCTACAAACGCTGA
- a CDS encoding gamma-glutamylcyclotransferase family protein — protein MIDPYFFGYGSLVNRKTHTYPLASPAEVRGWRRVWQGTKLRKLAFLSVEPDSEGRIDGLIAAVPGADWTALDLREGAYQRHPVAQITHGQAQDFEVQIYAVDPKHKEEGVHPILLSYLDTVIQGFLTEFGEDGARAFFDETGGWDMPIRDDRHDPMYPRVTELTDGERAFVDENLRRIHEALRTSDTTRRVSLKG, from the coding sequence ATGATTGATCCGTATTTCTTCGGCTATGGCAGCCTCGTAAACCGCAAAACCCACACCTATCCGCTCGCATCGCCCGCCGAGGTGAGGGGGTGGCGACGGGTCTGGCAGGGCACGAAACTGCGCAAGCTCGCGTTCCTCTCGGTCGAACCTGATTCGGAGGGTCGCATCGACGGTTTGATCGCCGCGGTGCCCGGTGCGGATTGGACAGCCCTCGACCTGCGCGAGGGCGCCTACCAGCGGCATCCCGTTGCGCAGATCACCCACGGTCAGGCGCAGGACTTCGAGGTGCAGATCTACGCCGTCGATCCGAAGCACAAGGAGGAGGGCGTGCACCCGATCCTGCTCAGCTATCTCGACACGGTCATTCAGGGGTTCCTGACGGAATTCGGCGAAGACGGCGCGCGTGCGTTCTTTGACGAGACAGGCGGGTGGGACATGCCGATCCGCGACGACCGGCACGATCCGATGTACCCCCGCGTGACCGAGCTGACCGACGGTGAGCGGGCTTTCGTCGATGAAAACCTGCGCCGCATCCATGAGGCGCTGCGCACGTCAGACACCACCCGGCGGGTGTCGCTGAAAGGCTGA
- a CDS encoding tellurite resistance TerB family protein, which produces MSDHSFTPEDSLVAVMVGISVSDQTIRTSELLSIEQMVNYLPVFGNYDSDRMQTVATIVFDLLEDEDGLDALFGLVLEGLPEHLFETAYALACDVAAADGKLAQAELRFLEEIRHVFNIDRLHAAAIERGARARHQTV; this is translated from the coding sequence ATGAGCGATCACAGTTTCACCCCCGAAGACAGCCTTGTCGCGGTCATGGTCGGCATTTCCGTGTCCGATCAGACGATCCGCACGTCCGAATTGCTGTCGATCGAGCAGATGGTGAACTACCTCCCGGTTTTCGGAAACTACGATTCCGACCGGATGCAGACCGTGGCCACGATCGTCTTCGACCTCCTGGAAGACGAGGACGGGCTCGACGCGCTTTTCGGCCTCGTGCTGGAGGGTCTGCCCGAGCATCTTTTCGAGACGGCCTATGCGCTGGCCTGTGACGTGGCCGCCGCCGATGGCAAGCTGGCGCAGGCCGAGCTGCGGTTCCTCGAGGAGATCCGCCACGTCTTCAACATCGACAGGCTCCATGCCGCCGCCATCGAGCGCGGCGCCCGCGCCCGGCACCAGACGGTCTGA
- a CDS encoding lysine--tRNA ligase → MTDLRDAAMTSKAWPFEEARRVLKRYEKAPPEKGYVLFETGYGPSGLPHIGTFGEVLRTTMVRRAFEVLSDIPTKLICFSDDLDGMRKVPGNVPNSESLTPHLQRPLTAVPDPFGTHESFGHHNNAMLRRFLDTFGFEYEFYSATDFYKSGRFDEILKRAVERYDDIMKVMLKSLREERQQTYSIFLPIHPETGRVLYVPMKSVNAEDHTITFDDEDGREWTLPVTGGNVKLQWKPDFGARWAALGVDFEMFGKDHSTNAPIYSRICEILGTKAPETYTYELFLDEGGQKISKTSGNGISIDEWLSYASTESLSYFMYGKPKTAKRMHFDVIPKAVDEYHQQLRAYADQDTAKRLANPVYHIHGHNVPTSTLIVSFAMLLNLASVASAEDKEGLWGFIRRYAPDASPETHPDLDQAAGFAVRYYNDFVKPTRQFRLPDEKERAAMEDLVSRLKAYDGPVEDEAIQTIVFAVGKEHGFEPLRDWFKALYEVCLGASQGPRFGGFIALYGIDETVQLIEDGLAGKLAG, encoded by the coding sequence ATGACCGATCTGCGCGACGCTGCAATGACCTCCAAGGCCTGGCCCTTCGAAGAGGCGCGCCGCGTGCTGAAACGCTACGAGAAGGCGCCGCCCGAGAAGGGCTACGTGCTGTTCGAGACGGGCTACGGCCCCTCGGGCCTGCCGCACATCGGCACCTTCGGCGAGGTGCTGCGTACCACCATGGTGCGCCGGGCCTTCGAAGTGCTCTCGGACATTCCCACCAAGCTGATCTGCTTCTCCGACGACCTCGACGGGATGCGGAAAGTGCCGGGCAACGTGCCCAACTCCGAGAGCCTCACGCCGCATTTGCAGCGCCCGCTGACTGCCGTGCCTGATCCCTTCGGCACCCACGAGAGCTTCGGCCACCACAACAACGCCATGCTGCGGCGCTTCCTCGACACCTTCGGCTTCGAGTACGAGTTCTACTCCGCCACCGATTTCTACAAGTCCGGCCGCTTCGACGAAATCCTCAAGCGCGCGGTGGAGCGTTACGACGACATCATGAAGGTGATGCTGAAATCGCTCCGCGAGGAGCGGCAGCAGACCTATTCGATCTTCCTGCCGATCCATCCCGAGACGGGCCGTGTGCTCTACGTGCCGATGAAGTCGGTGAACGCCGAGGATCACACGATCACCTTCGACGACGAGGACGGCCGCGAATGGACGCTGCCGGTCACAGGCGGCAACGTGAAGCTGCAATGGAAGCCCGATTTCGGCGCCCGTTGGGCCGCGCTCGGCGTGGATTTCGAGATGTTCGGCAAGGACCATTCCACCAACGCGCCGATCTATTCGCGGATCTGCGAGATCCTCGGCACCAAGGCGCCCGAGACCTATACCTACGAGTTGTTCCTCGACGAGGGCGGGCAGAAGATCTCCAAGACCTCCGGCAACGGCATCAGCATCGATGAGTGGCTCTCCTATGCCTCCACCGAGTCGCTGTCCTACTTCATGTACGGCAAGCCGAAGACGGCCAAGCGGATGCATTTTGACGTGATCCCCAAGGCGGTGGACGAATACCACCAGCAGCTGCGCGCCTATGCCGATCAGGACACGGCCAAGCGGCTCGCCAACCCGGTCTACCATATCCACGGCCACAACGTGCCGACTTCGACCCTGATCGTCAGCTTCGCGATGCTCCTGAACCTCGCCAGCGTTGCCAGCGCCGAGGACAAGGAAGGCCTCTGGGGCTTCATCCGCCGCTATGCGCCCGACGCCAGCCCCGAGACCCACCCCGATCTGGATCAGGCGGCGGGCTTCGCGGTGCGCTACTACAACGACTTCGTGAAGCCCACGCGCCAGTTCCGCCTGCCCGACGAGAAGGAGCGCGCGGCGATGGAAGACCTCGTGTCTCGCCTCAAGGCCTACGACGGCCCGGTGGAGGACGAGGCGATCCAGACCATCGTCTTCGCGGTCGGCAAGGAGCACGGGTTCGAGCCCTTGCGTGACTGGTTCAAGGCGCTCTACGAGGTCTGCCTCGGCGCCTCGCAAGGGCCACGTTTCGGCGGTTTCATCGCGCTCTATGGCATTGATGAAACAGTGCAATTGATCGAGGACGGGCTGGCCGGCAAACTCGCAGGCTGA
- a CDS encoding DUF4864 domain-containing protein — MIRALILSLALAIAAVLPATAQEILDPNPQIEAVIGSQFSAFEAEDVTDAWQYASPSIQALFGDPQNFGRMVQQAFPMVWEPSDFEFIDLQTLGSMTVQRVEVIDQAGNLHYLGYSMIETEAGWRINGVQVLRAPDLGV, encoded by the coding sequence ATGATCCGCGCCCTGATCCTGTCCCTCGCCCTTGCCATCGCGGCGGTTCTGCCCGCCACGGCGCAGGAAATTCTTGACCCAAACCCGCAGATTGAAGCCGTCATCGGCAGCCAGTTCAGCGCCTTCGAGGCCGAAGACGTGACCGACGCTTGGCAATACGCCAGCCCGAGCATTCAGGCCTTGTTCGGTGATCCGCAGAACTTCGGCCGCATGGTGCAGCAGGCGTTCCCCATGGTGTGGGAGCCCAGTGATTTCGAGTTCATCGATCTGCAAACATTGGGCTCCATGACGGTGCAGCGGGTCGAGGTGATCGATCAGGCTGGAAACCTGCACTACCTCGGCTACTCGATGATCGAGACAGAGGCAGGCTGGCGCATCAACGGTGTGCAAGTGCTGCGTGCGCCGGATCTGGGCGTATAG
- a CDS encoding right-handed parallel beta-helix repeat-containing protein yields the protein MNQVITDGLILMPPAFAEGLADWSRQDGRPGSDTWATAANAAIAAADSDFGDCLEIVKADAVTKLRWMGQTPIIPGTYLRVSARVKVLSGNLPDVRIAAWPGSGSDVHVSGLTEVASDVAIPAYGTIVTVSAILGTGQRGGVDLAWGVAPTYAHVGLDLTGPNGGQVRIESITVEDVTHVFHRQMMDWVDVRDYGAVGDGTTDDRAAFAAADAAAEGREVLVPEGDYYIGSNLTFTNPARFEGRIIMPDSVRLALNENFDLDGYAEAFGDEVTGLKKGLQQLFNQSDFEAFDLCGRRIILDAPLDVQAIVGNKNSYANRRVVRNGQFAASASAAWDDTTTTRSAGYSAASAFELTGVSNAASIEVGSLITAPQGVGREVYVRAVNAAQSKVYLSSPLGAAPANQTYTFTRFKYMLDFIGWQNLQRFIIKDIEFLCGGLCSAINLPLDGLVFQIQDCYFTGPKDRAITSADEGCQGMQIDRCQFLSNEQGLDVPQRKSICFNINSSDCKIRDNRANKFLHFGVISGSGNLISGNHFFQGDGIVEGVRSPGIVIAEANAKCTFTGNYVDNCYVEWTNEKDPSPDFSGGLSFHGLTVQGNIFFATNTAPWMRFISIKPHGDDHFINGVSITGNLFKKTNGAQLEAVDGVDDSVAPLDLNRTADLEFKGNVFHGIVKRTENPISVRAVEGSAVQSWNVDLSDYLPFGAPAKYALSVLPDGPLKSSSNVTIYSAPYAQGYQGVAGQTLRVTWSQAVKGAAYVTARCDN from the coding sequence ATGAACCAGGTTATCACAGACGGCCTAATCCTGATGCCGCCAGCCTTTGCCGAGGGTCTTGCGGATTGGTCACGGCAGGACGGCCGACCGGGCAGCGACACATGGGCCACCGCCGCGAATGCCGCCATCGCCGCGGCCGACAGCGATTTCGGCGATTGTCTGGAAATCGTGAAGGCGGACGCGGTGACGAAACTGCGCTGGATGGGGCAGACGCCGATCATTCCGGGCACCTACCTGCGGGTCTCTGCCCGGGTGAAGGTGCTCTCCGGGAACCTTCCGGACGTGCGGATTGCCGCATGGCCGGGCAGCGGGTCCGATGTGCATGTCTCGGGTCTGACCGAGGTGGCGAGCGATGTCGCCATCCCTGCCTACGGCACGATCGTGACCGTGTCCGCGATCCTCGGCACCGGCCAGCGCGGCGGTGTCGATCTGGCATGGGGTGTCGCGCCGACCTATGCCCATGTGGGCCTTGATCTCACCGGCCCGAATGGCGGCCAGGTGCGGATTGAAAGCATCACCGTGGAGGACGTGACTCACGTTTTTCACCGGCAGATGATGGATTGGGTCGACGTGCGGGATTACGGCGCCGTGGGGGACGGCACCACCGACGACCGCGCCGCCTTCGCAGCCGCAGACGCCGCCGCCGAGGGCCGCGAGGTTCTGGTGCCCGAGGGTGATTACTACATCGGCTCGAACCTCACCTTCACCAATCCGGCGCGTTTCGAGGGCCGGATCATCATGCCCGACAGCGTCCGCCTCGCGCTGAACGAGAACTTCGATCTCGACGGTTATGCCGAGGCCTTCGGCGATGAGGTCACGGGCCTGAAGAAAGGCCTGCAACAGCTCTTCAACCAGTCCGACTTCGAGGCGTTCGACCTCTGCGGGCGGCGGATCATCCTCGACGCGCCGCTGGATGTGCAGGCCATCGTCGGCAACAAGAACAGCTACGCGAACCGGCGCGTCGTGCGGAATGGCCAGTTCGCCGCCAGCGCCTCGGCCGCGTGGGACGATACCACGACGACCCGCAGCGCCGGGTATTCCGCCGCCTCGGCGTTCGAGTTGACCGGGGTCAGCAACGCGGCTTCAATCGAGGTGGGCTCGCTAATCACGGCGCCCCAAGGCGTAGGCCGGGAGGTCTATGTCCGCGCGGTCAATGCAGCCCAGAGCAAGGTCTATCTGTCGTCGCCGCTTGGCGCCGCGCCAGCCAATCAGACCTACACGTTCACCCGCTTCAAATACATGCTGGACTTCATCGGCTGGCAGAACCTGCAGCGGTTCATCATCAAGGATATCGAGTTTCTCTGCGGCGGTCTGTGTTCGGCCATCAACCTGCCGCTCGACGGGCTCGTGTTCCAGATACAGGATTGCTACTTCACCGGCCCCAAGGACCGCGCGATCACCAGCGCCGACGAAGGGTGCCAGGGGATGCAGATCGACCGCTGTCAGTTCCTGTCGAACGAGCAGGGTCTGGACGTGCCACAACGCAAATCGATCTGTTTCAACATCAACTCCAGCGACTGCAAGATCCGCGACAACCGGGCCAACAAGTTCCTTCATTTCGGGGTGATCTCGGGCTCGGGCAACCTGATCTCGGGCAATCATTTTTTTCAGGGCGACGGGATCGTCGAGGGCGTCCGCTCGCCGGGGATCGTCATCGCCGAGGCCAATGCGAAATGCACCTTCACCGGCAATTACGTCGACAACTGCTACGTCGAGTGGACCAACGAGAAGGACCCGAGCCCGGATTTCTCGGGCGGGCTGTCGTTCCACGGGCTCACCGTGCAGGGCAATATCTTCTTCGCCACCAATACCGCGCCCTGGATGCGTTTCATCTCGATCAAGCCACACGGAGATGATCATTTCATTAACGGCGTGTCGATCACCGGCAACCTGTTCAAGAAGACCAACGGCGCGCAGTTGGAGGCGGTGGACGGTGTCGACGATTCCGTCGCACCATTGGACCTGAACCGGACGGCGGATCTGGAATTCAAAGGCAACGTCTTCCACGGCATCGTCAAACGGACCGAGAACCCGATCTCGGTGCGCGCGGTGGAGGGCTCTGCCGTGCAAAGCTGGAATGTCGATCTTAGCGATTACCTGCCCTTCGGCGCGCCGGCGAAATACGCCTTGTCGGTTCTGCCCGATGGCCCGCTGAAATCCAGCTCCAACGTGACGATCTACTCGGCCCCCTACGCGCAGGGCTACCAAGGCGTCGCGGGTCAGACCCTGCGCGTGACCTGGTCGCAGGCGGTAAAGGGCGCGGCCTATGTCACCGCGCGTTGCGATAACTGA
- a CDS encoding DUF427 domain-containing protein yields MLPVENVSDYPSPPEVQSVPHRLTARFKGVPIADTDAGQRLIETGRAPTYFFPPADIVMSALVSIAHETTCPVKGRAIYYDLVINGRRARAAAWSFPAPTARYEALRNHIAFFATALDAAHVGELKVIPQPGDLHGGWVTPNLTGRIKGVLGRG; encoded by the coding sequence GTGCTACCCGTCGAGAATGTCTCAGATTATCCCTCTCCGCCCGAGGTGCAGAGCGTCCCGCATCGCCTGACCGCGCGGTTCAAGGGCGTGCCCATCGCCGACACCGACGCCGGGCAGCGTCTGATCGAGACGGGCCGGGCGCCGACCTACTTCTTCCCGCCCGCCGACATCGTGATGTCTGCGCTGGTTTCCATCGCCCATGAAACGACCTGCCCCGTGAAGGGCCGGGCGATCTATTACGATCTTGTCATCAACGGGCGTCGCGCCCGTGCCGCGGCGTGGAGCTTCCCGGCACCCACCGCGCGATACGAGGCGCTCCGCAATCACATCGCCTTCTTCGCCACCGCGCTGGACGCGGCCCATGTGGGGGAACTCAAGGTCATTCCGCAGCCCGGTGACCTTCACGGCGGGTGGGTGACGCCGAACCTGACGGGCAGGATCAAGGGCGTGCTCGGACGCGGATAG
- a CDS encoding HugZ family protein: MTTDPIRPTDDEARGLARALIDTARFAALAVLDPATSTPSVSRIALVPGPDGWPVTLISTLASHTAALVANPACSILIGEPGAKGDPLTHPRLSLQATAVAAQKSELRDHYLALYPKAKLYIDFADFQMFRFVPTRAFLNGGFGKAFELTPDDLLG; this comes from the coding sequence ATGACGACCGATCCCATCCGCCCCACTGATGACGAGGCCCGCGGCCTTGCGCGCGCGCTCATCGATACGGCCCGCTTCGCCGCTCTGGCCGTACTCGATCCCGCGACCAGTACCCCTTCCGTGAGCCGTATCGCGCTCGTGCCCGGTCCCGATGGCTGGCCCGTGACCCTCATTTCGACGCTTGCGAGCCATACGGCGGCGCTTGTCGCAAACCCCGCCTGCTCGATTCTGATCGGAGAGCCCGGTGCTAAGGGAGATCCCCTCACCCACCCGCGCCTGAGCTTGCAAGCCACGGCGGTTGCAGCGCAAAAATCCGAGCTTCGCGATCATTACCTTGCGCTCTACCCCAAGGCGAAACTCTACATCGATTTCGCCGATTTCCAGATGTTTCGTTTCGTGCCAACCCGTGCGTTTCTCAACGGCGGTTTCGGAAAGGCTTTCGAGCTGACACCGGACGACCTCTTGGGCTGA
- a CDS encoding DUF6206 family protein — protein sequence MSDLTSMIRAALAAGGTASTERRHFGAPMRPTSGPLANHDLTVYRGGRDPEVQELLARRHDAYVDCLRLAGIRVPETHLRLIDEAGSLRPVIAQKAVAPDMMLVPLVRKAGTKAAIGLLDRVATDVAEFWRRVAQRPERIGFHAQIERFAMDEKGPLFLDTFPPLISYSRDEMGHLIQRFADNGLVRGLGKVLPGRLREMQDRWYTPAGSVQTLIDGALRLRPDDTEEILEWADGFATTRLEGPWRNAVQAQLARHARSAKVSANRWRTVAGRDRPHA from the coding sequence ATGTCTGATCTGACCAGCATGATCCGCGCGGCGCTTGCCGCCGGCGGCACCGCGTCGACCGAGCGGCGCCATTTCGGCGCGCCGATGCGTCCGACCTCCGGCCCGCTCGCCAATCACGATCTGACGGTCTATCGCGGCGGCCGTGACCCCGAGGTGCAGGAGCTGTTGGCCCGCCGCCACGATGCCTATGTGGACTGCCTGCGACTGGCGGGTATCCGCGTGCCCGAAACGCACCTGCGGCTGATCGATGAAGCCGGATCGCTGCGTCCGGTGATTGCGCAGAAGGCCGTGGCGCCCGACATGATGCTGGTGCCCTTGGTCCGCAAGGCCGGCACGAAGGCGGCCATCGGCCTCTTGGACCGTGTGGCGACCGATGTGGCCGAGTTCTGGCGCCGCGTCGCGCAGCGCCCGGAGCGTATCGGGTTTCATGCCCAGATCGAGCGCTTCGCGATGGACGAGAAGGGGCCGCTTTTCCTCGATACCTTTCCGCCGCTGATCTCCTACAGCCGCGACGAGATGGGCCACCTGATCCAGCGTTTCGCGGACAATGGGCTTGTGCGCGGCTTGGGCAAGGTCTTGCCCGGCCGCCTGCGCGAAATGCAGGACCGTTGGTACACGCCCGCGGGTTCGGTCCAGACCCTGATCGACGGCGCCCTGCGCCTGCGCCCCGACGATACGGAAGAGATCCTCGAATGGGCGGACGGCTTTGCAACGACGCGCCTTGAGGGCCCATGGCGCAACGCCGTTCAGGCGCAACTCGCTCGCCACGCCCGCTCCGCAAAGGTAAGCGCGAACCGGTGGCGCACCGTGGCAGGACGCGACCGCCCTCATGCCTGA
- a CDS encoding tRNA (cytidine(34)-2'-O)-methyltransferase, with protein MPEPTAAATAAPDPEAPRADMKVVLVHPEIPGNTGTIGRTCVALDLELILIHPLGFDISDKSVRRAGLDYWKHVRLSEYQSWQDFIAARAPREEQLFLFENDGEGGSVYEPVYPGDAYLIFGRETKGLPAEVLESRAKRTFHLPMRSPHIRSLNLANAATAVIYQAMRAHLS; from the coding sequence ATGCCTGAGCCGACTGCCGCCGCAACCGCGGCGCCTGATCCCGAAGCGCCCCGAGCGGACATGAAGGTCGTGCTCGTGCATCCCGAAATCCCCGGCAATACCGGCACGATCGGGCGGACCTGCGTGGCGCTGGATCTGGAACTGATCCTGATCCATCCGCTCGGCTTCGACATCTCCGACAAATCCGTGCGCCGCGCCGGGCTCGATTACTGGAAGCACGTGCGGTTGAGCGAATACCAAAGCTGGCAGGACTTCATCGCGGCCCGCGCCCCCCGCGAAGAGCAGTTGTTCCTGTTCGAGAATGACGGCGAAGGCGGCTCCGTCTACGAGCCGGTATACCCCGGCGATGCCTATCTGATATTCGGACGAGAGACGAAGGGTCTTCCCGCCGAGGTGCTGGAAAGCCGTGCGAAGCGGACGTTCCACTTGCCGATGCGCTCGCCCCACATCCGCTCCCTGAACCTCGCCAATGCGGCCACGGCCGTGATCTATCAGGCCATGCGCGCGCATCTGAGCTGA
- a CDS encoding DUF1972 domain-containing protein has product MAGKKSPRIAILGSVGVPARYGGFETLAEHLVRFHAAHDRPEELSVYCSTRAYAQRPDTFCNAALRYSRLPANGACSVVYDATTLRDAARRGTDVALLLGVSGAIALPRLSRRDMAVVTHVDGLESHRAKWSRPARAFLQWSETLAVRYSDAIIADSPVIAARLRRTYGIRAEVIAYGGDHATHTPDPPPARCDLPEDYALALCRIEPENNVEMILQAFSTSDKPLVFVGNWDANSYGRGLKARYAAASNLHLHDPVYEAARLYQLRQGAALYVHGHSAGGTNPSLVEMMHFGLPVLAYDCAFNRETTANKAQYFDGNDALIAALKAPLLADGDALKRVALNNYTWEKVGGAYFDLFARLAG; this is encoded by the coding sequence ATGGCAGGAAAGAAGAGCCCCCGGATCGCCATTCTCGGCTCTGTCGGCGTCCCTGCGCGATACGGAGGATTTGAAACACTTGCCGAGCATCTGGTGCGTTTCCATGCAGCGCACGATCGGCCCGAAGAGCTGAGCGTCTATTGCAGCACCCGCGCCTACGCGCAGCGGCCTGATACCTTTTGCAACGCCGCGCTGCGATATTCCCGCCTCCCGGCCAACGGCGCATGCAGCGTGGTTTATGACGCCACAACCCTGCGCGATGCCGCGCGACGGGGCACCGATGTGGCGCTCCTCCTTGGCGTTTCAGGCGCCATCGCCCTGCCAAGGCTGTCGCGCCGTGACATGGCGGTGGTGACCCATGTGGATGGGCTCGAATCGCACCGGGCGAAGTGGTCCCGCCCCGCGCGCGCCTTCCTGCAGTGGTCCGAGACGTTGGCGGTCAGATATTCCGACGCGATCATCGCCGACAGTCCGGTCATCGCCGCGCGCTTGCGTCGGACCTATGGCATCAGGGCCGAGGTCATTGCCTACGGCGGCGATCATGCCACGCACACGCCGGATCCGCCGCCCGCGCGGTGCGACCTGCCCGAGGATTACGCCCTCGCGCTGTGCCGAATCGAGCCTGAGAACAATGTCGAGATGATCCTGCAGGCCTTCTCAACTTCGGACAAGCCTCTGGTTTTCGTCGGAAATTGGGATGCCAACAGCTATGGCCGAGGCCTGAAGGCACGCTATGCGGCCGCCTCGAACCTGCACCTTCACGACCCGGTTTATGAGGCCGCGCGCCTCTATCAGCTGCGTCAGGGTGCGGCGCTCTATGTTCATGGCCATTCAGCAGGCGGCACCAATCCATCGCTGGTCGAGATGATGCATTTCGGCCTGCCCGTGCTGGCCTATGACTGCGCCTTCAATCGCGAGACGACTGCGAACAAGGCTCAATACTTTGACGGAAATGATGCGCTCATTGCCGCGTTGAAGGCACCTCTTTTGGCAGATGGAGATGCCCTGAAGCGCGTCGCGCTGAACAACTATACTTGGGAGAAGGTCGGCGGTGCGTATTTCGACCTGTTCGCGCGTCTTGCGGGTTGA